From a region of the Argiope bruennichi chromosome 8, qqArgBrue1.1, whole genome shotgun sequence genome:
- the LOC129981781 gene encoding testicular acid phosphatase homolog has protein sequence MSSSFFSLSLLQENTKLLLVQTLFRHGDRSPLAIYPGDPNNATCCPEGLGKLSLLGRRQQYAVGKYLRSRYEDFITSNPNEISVNSSDSDRCLRSAEANIASLYAPEGMWKFEEGLDWQPIPVHYIPYAQDKFLSFPSCPRAADEAMALFESDEVQSFFQNNQKSFDDLSQHAGFNVTKGLNVMAFYDTLKAEGLYFR, from the exons ATGAGCTCTTCTTTTTTTAGTCTATCGCTGCTTCAGGAAAATACTAAATTACTTTTAGTACAAACA ctttttcGCCATGGCGATAGATCTCCTCTTGCTATATATCCCGGCGATCCAAATAACGCAACTTGCTGTCCAGAAGGTTTGGGAAAGTTATCATTG ctAGGAAGGAGGCAACAGTATGCTGTCGGAAAGTATCTCCGTTCTAGATATGAAGATTTTATCACCTCGAATCCAAATGAA ATTTCTGTGAACAGTTCAGATTCAGATCGATGCCTGAGAAGTGCAGAAGCCAACATTGCTTCGCTCTACGCACCTGAAGGGATGTGGAAGTTCGAAGAAGGTCTCGACTGGCAGCCCATTCCCGTTCATTACATTCCTTATGCACaagataaa ttCTTGAGTTTCCCTTCATGTCCGAGAGCTGCTGATGAAGCAATGGCATTATTTGAATCCGATGAAGTGCAATCCTTCTTCCAAAACAATCAG aaatcattCGATGACCTGTCCCAACACGCAGGATTCAATGTTACTAAAGGTCTCAATGTTATGGCCTTCTATGATACTTTGAAAGCCGAG GGCCTTTACTTCAGGTAA